One window from the genome of Deltaproteobacteria bacterium encodes:
- a CDS encoding FliA/WhiG family RNA polymerase sigma factor → MNKTQRATLQVTETFDRAKRDELILTYAPQIKYIAHRLAMRLPAHIEVDDLISSGVIGLIDAIEKFDPSRDIQFKTYAEFRIKGAMLDDLRSQDWIPRSVRQKAGALERAYAEIEQREGRAATNEEVAEALEMTMDAFYDLISRVKGLSLISIECGDEENILNRRIFESLTGDPEDNPLSILKDKELKQIIARSIETLPKSEKMVVSLYYYNELTMKEIGKVLSITESRVSQIHTQAMLRMRGKLKKELK, encoded by the coding sequence ATGAATAAGACACAACGGGCGACCCTGCAAGTTACGGAAACCTTTGACCGTGCCAAGCGGGACGAGCTGATTCTGACCTATGCGCCGCAGATTAAGTATATCGCTCATCGTCTCGCCATGCGTCTGCCGGCCCACATCGAGGTGGACGACTTGATCAGTTCCGGCGTCATCGGTCTGATTGATGCCATCGAGAAGTTTGATCCGAGTCGGGATATCCAGTTTAAGACCTATGCGGAATTCCGCATAAAAGGGGCCATGCTCGATGATCTTCGGTCCCAGGACTGGATTCCCCGCTCCGTACGGCAGAAGGCGGGAGCGCTGGAACGGGCCTACGCGGAGATTGAGCAACGGGAAGGACGGGCGGCGACGAACGAAGAAGTGGCCGAGGCTCTGGAGATGACGATGGACGCCTTTTATGATCTCATAAGCCGGGTGAAGGGGCTTTCGCTGATCAGTATTGAATGCGGCGATGAGGAAAATATCCTGAATCGAAGGATCTTTGAATCCTTGACCGGCGATCCGGAAGACAACCCCCTGTCGATTCTCAAGGACAAGGAGTTGAAACAGATTATCGCCCGGAGTATCGAGACACTGCCGAAAAGCGAAAAGATGGTGGTTTCTCTCTATTATTATAATGAATTGACGATGAAAGAGATCGGCAAGGTCCTCTCCATTACGGAGTCCCGGGTCTCTCAAATCCATACCCAGGCAATGCTGCGGATGAGGGGGAAATTGAAAAAAGAACTTAAGTGA
- a CDS encoding MinD/ParA family protein yields MEENMDQAGTLRTIVNQQEKNEGPIKQVKVIAVTSGKGGVGKTNIVANLAYTLSAVNRKRVMVLDADLGLGNLDILLGLAPEYNLADVIEGRKNVREIVLEGPGGIKILPAGSGIQTITELGRADKANLLTQIDELEEEIDFLLIDTAAGISSNVMFFNVAAQEILVVASPEPTSITDAYALMKVMSQEYAENHFKLLINSVKNEAEAKGVYKKLCTVADRFLNISIDYFGFVVTDPVVTRSVRQQKAIAELFPGSPASLCFRSMANSLLESSDSDGVTGNIQFFWKRIFQIG; encoded by the coding sequence ATGGAGGAAAATATGGATCAGGCCGGGACATTGCGTACCATCGTGAATCAGCAGGAGAAGAATGAAGGACCGATCAAACAGGTGAAGGTTATTGCCGTGACCAGTGGGAAGGGGGGGGTCGGAAAGACCAATATTGTGGCCAATCTGGCGTACACGCTTTCGGCGGTGAACCGAAAAAGAGTCATGGTCCTTGATGCCGATCTCGGACTGGGAAATCTGGATATTCTTCTGGGGCTGGCGCCTGAATACAATCTGGCCGATGTGATTGAGGGGCGAAAGAATGTCCGGGAGATCGTTCTGGAAGGTCCCGGGGGAATCAAGATCCTGCCTGCCGGTTCCGGGATACAGACGATCACGGAATTAGGCCGGGCGGACAAGGCCAATCTGCTGACACAAATCGACGAACTGGAGGAAGAGATTGATTTCCTTCTCATTGATACGGCGGCGGGGATCTCGTCCAATGTCATGTTTTTTAACGTGGCGGCACAGGAGATCCTGGTCGTGGCCTCGCCGGAGCCGACTTCGATTACCGATGCCTATGCGCTGATGAAGGTCATGTCACAGGAGTATGCAGAGAATCATTTCAAACTGCTCATCAACTCCGTAAAAAATGAAGCCGAAGCCAAGGGCGTTTATAAAAAGCTTTGTACTGTGGCGGATCGTTTCCTGAATATTTCGATCGACTATTTCGGTTTTGTCGTGACGGACCCGGTGGTGACGCGGTCGGTGCGGCAGCAAAAGGCCATTGCCGAGTTGTTCCCGGGGTCGCCGGCAAGTCTTTGCTTTCGCAGTATGGCGAACAGCCTTTTAGAGAGCAGTGACTCAGACGGCGTTACGGGGAATATACAGTTTTTCTGGAAGCGGATCTTTCAAATAGGGTGA